The window ACATGTTCTCCAAGGGGATGTAGTCTGCTAATTCGCAATGGACGTGGTGGTCCATGATCAaactcttcttattctgagaagagaccaattctctgtagtaagccggcgataggttgctAATGATGATGTCTGAATGGTTTCGATAGCCGAATGCAGAAAACGTACCTATCTCACATTTCTGTACATCTCAGAACTGTCGGCCTGCCAGTCTTAAAAAAAAGATACAGTCCTTGTCAAACGAACTTTCAATCTCCAGGTATGCCTTGGTATACCAGCTTTCCAAAAGATAGAAGAAAAGCGGATGGATATTCCTCGTTGGTCGATCCGGCGCTCAGTGTGCCCGGTTTGCTCACAAAAGTGGAAAGATAGAAGTTCGATAAGGAATGTGAAATATTCTGGTGAGCACCAATGGTTTCCTGATCTAAAGTATTGCAGCTATCTGATAACTAATGGCATCTCTAGAGTCTATAGGCGCAACGCTCACGAATGTGTTGGAGTCGAGGCATGGCGTCCTTTTAGTTCTTTGATAGCAATTTATACGTAGCTTTATTTATCTAAGTACTTTAATTTAACATAAATTATGGTCTACGtttgtctggtaggaggcttcagccgtggctggttaccaccctaccggcaaaaccgtgacGCCAAATGTTATAGACGGACTTAGGAGCGTAGGTACGAGTAGTTAAATGACCGACTGGTAAGTATAATAGCTGCCTAGGGACCACCCGTTCTACCTGGTCGTTTTTCCACACCAATGCAAACTGTGGCACCAACTCCCTTCTgcagtgttcccactagatttcaacatgttGTTACTCAAGGGGTGGGTCAACAAAGTCCTGAAAATCTGGTAACGCAATGGCGGTTCCACTGTTGCTGCAAAATGTTCATGGACGCCAGTtaacccgcctgctcgtatGCTCACTAAAATAACTAttatagtacttacctattatatgaGTATAGTAGAATCGTAGTACATTGCCGTATGTGTCGATGCGGCTATTTACACGCGCGCCGGTCAATTAACCGCCTGTGTGCGCGTAATACATACTTACaatagccggcagaaaatattggacatcggcctttagaaagagatagcggtttcgtagagcgttgtctctgtcgttgagaccgacaaaacgtcacataggaatGAGTAACAGacacaacgttctacaaagccgaaaactcattataaaggtcgatgtacattattttctaccgcgcactatacctaagtattattttacAGGATTGAAAAGAAATTCTTCAATGGATCTACCGTCTATAATAGCACCCGCACGTTTACGTACATCCGTCACAGCAGGATAGTGAGTATTATGATGAAAATTACTGCTTAATTGTAATTTGCAAAACACCATCCCACCTCAGAACTCGCTATGCTTTTATAACGAATGAAATACTTACCTGAGCGGTTTCATTTTTTGCACTTATAAGCTCGTTTTTGTACAGGCGCACACGCGCGCCTTTTGTCACACGAGCATCTCAGCATAGCAGAGCTTATAAGCATAAAGCTCATTCATTCAATAAGTGTATAAGCCACAGAAGTCGTCAATCCATATGGGTTGCTATTTGACCCATTGGCTCGAGGGAACCACTGAGGTCTAAGATACATAAAACGAACGATCGATAGTTTGAAACCacttacaatacgcggcagaaaataatgtacatcggcctttagaatgacatttcggctttgtagagcgttgtccctgtcagtccttcctatatgacgttttgtcggtatcaacgacagggacaacactctataaatctgctatctccttctaaaggtcgatgtacattactttcggccgcgtactgtaggtgcTGTTAGctgtagggtaggtactttcctAAAACGTGGGAAACAAAAGGTCGACTGATAAACCAATCGCGTGGCGGAACAGATATCCCCGCTTTCACGCTTCACTTATTACCAAGCAGATGGATGATTCCGCCACTACGCATGGGTCGAGCTCTCCTGACGCTAACTTATACAGACCTGCACCAAATTGATTTTAtcccaaatatttaataatttagcgTCCCTCGTCCCGTGCCGGTAGCTCAGGACAAAGAAGCTGGTATAGCACGCGGAGGGTTCCACAACAGCAGCGCTTCGTGGCAGCTGACTCGCGCTCGCCGCTTCCGCACGCCCAAGCTTCCGCCGCCGCCGCCTGAAGCCACCGCGCCGCCAAGTTGTAGCGCGCCCACTGCCCGTAAAGACTTGGATCTCAAAGTCTCGCGATTTCTTTCAGATGAATTTAGATGCTTTTGAAAATTATACAACAATAAACTACCTTGTCTTTTAtgtttcatgttttttttttaccttttggtCTATTTGGTGTAGCAATGTGATTATGATAGGAAGGTATTCCTAAATCCTAAAAGATAACAAAGACCAACAACACCACAGGCACGGCCCGGCGGCCCACAGTACCCTTATTCGATTCACAGTTCACACTGACAGTCGAAGCGACAATCTATACGTTATGGAGATTACAGAAATTTGCCAAGACGAGACCAAAAAATGCGTGAATGTTTGTCACATGAGGCAGCGACGCGacggtaggtatgtacctatctcTTCCTTTAATTGTCCGTGAGCTCCGCGAGTAAGCAAGTATGGTCCGTTTTCAGTGGTCTTTAACTGAGGTCCTataggttcgattcccggcaggcgCAATAAAATCGTTGTTTAAACCTGAAGTTAAAGTAAAATTAGCTAAACACCCAAGACGAGGGGCATTCACAAACACTTTTTGTTTAGCTGTTATCgctattttatatatatgtacttaattaaatatatacaataaaatccacatttacaataaatatttagataggtatattctcattgtaaaatattcaataaatTAGAAAAATAGTGTAATCCTTTTTTACATCAAACACCTATGGTACGCGTAACGCGACAGgtcggtcgagatggcaatcggggaggcaacaccccgcacacgcgcacagcacccgtgctaacccggtgcggccgAGCGCGCGtgatgtgcaggtgtgcgggtcgtccccgcgcctcataccccgattgccatctcgacctgtcgcggactatgcctACCTAACCCCAATCTTAAGGCAAAGTAAAATCAAACAAGTAGTTACAGAAAGAAAAAGCTTCGCAATTTGAGGTATTTTGAAAAGCGTGGACATAATCTTTGAGTTCTAGTGGCTCATATACTGGAGCTATGAATTTACCGATAACCATCAGCTGAATAATGTTATTCATCATAATGTCTTTCTCTATAACACTGGCATGAGCATTCCAATAGCCCAaatcaaatttattaaaatgtacATCATTGCGTAAAACATGCTTTGCAATCGGCAAATCAAATGTACAATCGTAGTATACCATGGTCCCGTTACGATCGAGCAGTCTAAGCATAACATCTTCAAATTTACCACCAAGACAATTCAATCCTAAAACCGGTCTTGTTAGAGTCGTGTCAAAAGTCATAAGTTCCTGGGCCTCTTCCAAAGTGTAGACTGCAGTGGCTCCAATGCTGAGAAGATGTCTCTTCACATTTTCGTAACCGCAATGGTTTGCTACAATATTGAATGTATTGACACCCCAAGCTTTACAGAGCTGTATTACACATTGACCACAAGGGCTGTTGGCAGCATTCTGAATAACAGTTTCACCAGGTCTCACTAATCTAAAATCTTTGAGCATTCGATAAGCAGCACAGGGAGATATGGTCAACATTGCCGCTTCAGGGAGAGGGATTTTGGGAGATATAACATGCACATCTCGTTCATGATAAATCCCATAGACGTTCCATGTTCCACGCATCCTCGAAGTTAATACGACTCTTTCACCTGGTACTACTGTGCACACATGACCATCAATTTCCACAACTTCTCCTACCCCTTCATCTCCAGCAATACACGGTAGATAGGGTCGGATAGAGTGTTTACCTGAAATATCATAACACTGATCTTTTAAACATGTATTATCTGATACCTACtgatatattttagttttttctaagcttcattaattaatttcttatgAAATACTCAGGCTTAACACATAAGTCTCTATTTGAACTTTCAAGAAAGTTTCAATTACATATTAAATGGTACCATTaatgttgtacacaatctttaaagttgacaggtctaaaattaatgctatcctttttagCTAAAAGAAAAAACAATGAAAAGCgcattgtattataatattatagacctgtcaatttagtttatagattgtgtacaatagaatagGTACcatttgtggctaattctgttgtacacaatctctaaattagaCTTAAATGTAAaccttaaaaatatacaaactacttctaaaaaataagaataaaatataaacaatatcACAATTTATTATCTTATATCTCATACTTTATCTTCAAACATTACAATCAGTTGTcacattcatattattattatttcagtttATATTATCACTTTAAACCTAGCAACTAAAATCTAGAATATATTTACAGCCAGTGAAGCCCTTGGATGACAATGCATTACCGAGTGCTTCTTCATACTTTTCAAATTTTACCATCTTATGGACTGGCCCTACAAGTTTTTTCTCACACATCAAACTAACAATATCTGCCATCATTTTTTCTTTCTCATGTTCTGAAGCTTTTTCCCTCCAGGCAGTCATCCAAAATCCATGGAAAgatatgtttttgaaaataagtGCTGCATTTGGAATGGTCACAGGGTCCCTTGACATTGCTCCATAAGTTACCATCACACCAGTCTTATCTAAATGCCGTACAATTTCTAATGCACTTTTCCCACCGACACAATTTAGAGCCAATATTGGCTTTCTAATTTGTTTTTCTTTGAACAAAGTTGTGGTTCTTAATTCTTCTTCTGTGAGAACATAAGTAGCCCctaaacattttaaatattgtttcaGTTCATTAATTTCAGGTCTGTTTCTGACAATGTTTATGTTTTCTATTCCCCAGGCTTTACATATTTGAATAACATTTTGTCCACAAGCACTGTTGGCTCCATTTTGTATGACAACCTGGCCATCCTTTACATTTTTGAAGTCAGACAGCATTCTATATGCAGTACAAGGATTAACCGTGAGTGTGGCTGCTTCTACTAACCCTAAATTATCTGGAACAACCCGCAAAGTATCTTTCCTAAAGACACCTATGTCTCGCCAGGTGCCTTGTATAGGCTCAGTTACTATTACTCTGTTCCCCAgacatatattttttacatcgCTACCAATTTCTTCAACAATTCCTACACCTTCATTCCCAGGTATCGAAGGCAGAGTAATCTTGACAGGATATTTCCCTGAAAAAAAGAAATACTTAATAAGTAAAACAAAGATAGCACAATAGTATAAGAAATAgtgaattaattaaaagtaaaa of the Maniola hyperantus chromosome 19, iAphHyp1.2, whole genome shotgun sequence genome contains:
- the LOC117991143 gene encoding enoyl-[acyl-carrier-protein] reductase, mitochondrial-like, coding for MFKMSFLQYTGKLFSIGKKTVFTGLLNVRRTLMSKSLYYSEFGDPLHVVKFREIEVPPLKSQEVLVRMLAAPVNPADINTIQGKYPVKITLPSIPGNEGVGIVEEIGSDVKNICLGNRVIVTEPIQGTWRDIGVFRKDTLRVVPDNLGLVEAATLTVNPCTAYRMLSDFKNVKDGQVVIQNGANSACGQNVIQICKAWGIENINIVRNRPEINELKQYLKCLGATYVLTEEELRTTTLFKEKQIRKPILALNCVGGKSALEIVRHLDKTGVMVTYGAMSRDPVTIPNAALIFKNISFHGFWMTAWREKASEHEKEKMMADIVSLMCEKKLVGPVHKMVKFEKYEEALGNALSSKGFTGCKHSIRPYLPCIAGDEGVGEVVEIDGHVCTVVPGERVVLTSRMRGTWNVYGIYHERDVHVISPKIPLPEAAMLTISPCAAYRMLKDFRLVRPGETVIQNAANSPCGQCVIQLCKAWGVNTFNIVANHCGYENVKRHLLSIGATAVYTLEEAQELMTFDTTLTRPVLGLNCLGGKFEDVMLRLLDRNGTMVYYDCTFDLPIAKHVLRNDVHFNKFDLGYWNAHASVIEKDIMMNNIIQLMVIGKFIAPVYEPLELKDYVHAFQNTSNCEAFSFCNYLFDFTLP